The genomic stretch taatttttcttctctctttatgATCTTTATTATCACCAAAGCTTCTTGGGATCCAAATATGTTTCAGTCTAAAAACATACACAGCTCAGATTGGACCCTCTGCCTGCAAGAGAAGGTTCTAGTTCCTTCGCTTAAAAGGCAATGAACAGAGGCTGGGATTAAAGAGCTAGTTTTGTTCCAAAGTTTGAATACTAGAATAAGTTGTTTTGGATGTAAAATAATGCAGCTACTCTTCTGGCTGTTACATCTCAAATACTATGATTTTCCGCACTTGCTTTTATCATGTGATACAAGATCATTTAGTTTTCATTTCTGTTTCTTGTTGTCACATATTCTTACTATCTCGTGTTATATGTTTGCAGTTCCTTTTGTACATCAATTGCCATTTTGTTTGTTGCCAAGTCCTAGCATGGAAACAAGTTGCACTAATATAATGGTGTAACTACAGTTGTACACACTTTGAGATATAATGTCAGTTAgagttttttccttttttccatTACATATGGCTTTGTTTGATGGCCTTAAGTCTGAGAGACAACTTGCTACACACAACTTCTATATGTATGTATAATGTACGTCAATAACTATCCTAAGCGTCAATAACTTCTAAAAACTCGTTAGAGCAATCTCCAGCAAGCATCAGTCTAAAGAAATCATCGGTGTCATCCATGACATTCGAGTGATCTCCTCTGATTTTGCTTCAATTTCCTTTACGCATCTCTCTAGATCAAAAAATACTATCGCCGATGGCTTGGCAAAAGCGGCTCTTAGAGCCCATCTTCTGTATTGACTTCCGTTTGGGCCATCTTTGGGCCTAAGCAATTTgagtttcatttaatataatttatgtgacaaaaaaaaaaaaaaagacaaaaccttTATGAGAGTGACATAACTAAGGTATGTGTTAATCTTTCTTCCCTTCTTTCTAATTTATTCTACTTTGGTAACCAACTCTTACATAGAGCATGCAATTAGAAAACTCTAGAGGGAAATATTGAGATGCCTTTACTCACACAATCACTGTAAGAATCAATACCAGAAGGACACCATCATGATCATGTGTAAGGTCCCTATACAATACAGGGGATACATATGTATAGTAATAAAATTGTGGGGTTATATCTATTTAAACTTTGGCTTTACTATGTACAAGGCAAGCTTCTCTTTCCCACCAAGGCCAAAAGAAAGTTTGCTTGTGACATAGAAACAAACTGACTCCATCTTCCCTAGCTGTCAATCAGatattgattcttttcttcacaaTCTGGACATGTTTCTGAATCAGTTTAAGTTTATCATTTCATATCTGCTTTAGTGTATTGTTTAGTGAATACCCTTTTCTGCTAATTGGTTCTTGGTAAGGAGGGAATACTTAACAAGGAAGAAAGTTGTGGCTTTAGATCTTTTTCACAGGTTTGTTTCTTATTTATGCATTACATTCTTAATTGATTCTTATTGTTTAAAGGAAAGATCCAAGTGAGATAAGATAGTGGTAAAGAAAAGAGTAGGCTTGCTAATACTCAAGTCACAAAAGGCACACTGTCATATGCTTTATAATGGCTTAAAATATATGTAGTTAGGGGAGCCTGTGAGGTCCCCAATGGTTTGCTGCATGAAAAATCGCATCTCAAAGCAAATAAAAAAGGTACTTAACGGGCCCATATGTTACATAAAGATATGTTTTTCCAtaactttctcttcttcttgcttcctttttttttctctacgtGGACACCTACCTATGTATGATGCTGCTTTGTGTCCATCATTTTTAAATAGACCCAATCACGGATCTGTCTTTCCAAGGTATATAAAAACAACTTAAATGCTTGTTCTGtccatatctctctctctatttatgTGACAGTCACTTCACCAACATCATGAATGTTCTGCTCAGTTTATTCTTGTGTTTGGTTGCTCAGCTGTAGGGACATACGTTGCAGTATGGGTGGAAATGGCATTATAGCTTTGGTTAGAGTTGTTGTGTCTCTTGTTATTATTGTgtttcttcttgttggtatcttAGCAAACGCTGCACAAAGTGTTCCATCAACAGAAAAGGTCAAGAGTTTGCGGTTTAGTGGTAAAGATGTGAATCTGTTTCATGTAAGCAAGCGAAAAGTTCCAAATGGAGCTGATCCTATCCACAACAGGTTCATCATATTTTCTCTCATAGTTCTATCTTTTAGATATTCTTATTTGAGTTTGGTATCAGAGATTAAGCATTTTGAGGATGTGGTCTTGAAGTTGGTTTAAGTATGTTTATACAAGAAAACTAATCTTCTAGTATTAGCTTTTTGCTGAATTCAAGATTTACTTGGATGTAGCTTTACACATATACCGATAATTACTGGTTTCTAGAAAGATTTTTAGCATGTGGAATTCTTGTTCCTTCCTTCTTTTATTTGTCCTTAGAAAGCAGATAATGTTATCATTGTTTCTCTAATTCCTATGTTTTAAAAAGAACGAACGACACTTGTGACGTACTTGACCACTTTAGTTAAAGTTCTATAGTAGAAGACTCAACTTTACTGAGCTTTTGTTTCAAAACTATCTCTTCAGGAAAGAAACTTCAAGACAGCCACCACGAGTATGATCTAGCTTCCAATATTTACGACTTGTAAGGTATGCAAACTTTTTGTTATAGATAATCATGTCAGTATAATGTAAGTCTCTTGTGGGCTTAGTTCATCTTCTGTTTCTCTACCTTTTTCAGACAAGATAGTGGATAACTCGACCTTCTCAATTGCGTTTTCACGTCAAGAAGCTAGTTTTTTCTTCTGGGGCAGTCCATAACTTCAGATTCAGATTATATGCTAAGAACACATAGCTCGTGAAGCCTTGCTCTGTTTTCCAAAGGTGAagtcttgctctctttttctttttgggaaCATTGTGTCTGGAGATTACAAACTTTTAAAAGTAAAGGTGTAGAGAGAACATTGATGCAGATATTAAGACTTTTAAGGACTTTGTAGGGTTTTTGTAATAACATTTGTATTGATTATAGGTTTATGTCTTTATCCAACTCTCATGTTTTCCTCatagttctttctttctttctttttgtcttttatttatttacgtTTAAAGTCTGCTTTTGTGTTTCCTCTGCTAAAGCAAACCATTAAACTAAAGTTGTCTGTTTtcaaaaactcatttttctCCTTAAATTACTGATTTATTAATAATCTATGCCTTGTAATATATCTCCACCACTACAACAACTAAGAGAGTCTCAATGATTTTGCCTCTTATTAGAAGCTTGTCCTTGTACAACTTTAGATTCACTTCTATCTTCATTTTTGGGTTCTTCTGAACTTTGAGAATCTGACAAAGTGAAAATACAAAAGGAGTGATGTATTGATGCAAAAcctccctttctctctctttcttgcaTTCTTTAACTTCTTTTTCCAGGGTTTGATTTTGACTGTATCGAGAAGCAGACCCTAAAGTAAAGATTCTGCAGAGAAAGCCCTCTTTATCCTGTTCTGCATGGGACATATATTCTTGTTCTGCACGTTCCTTTAGGTTCttaaaagaaaacacaagtaAAAGTTTGTTTTGTCACTCTTCCAAAACACAAGAAAGACACTTGCTCTTACTATAACAGTTCTCTTCAGAACCTTGTTATTGATCAGTTAGTCATAAAcaccaaaacaaacacaatactCCCTTTCTATTCCAAAATAGTTGATGTTTTGGTAAAAAGCgcaaaaattaagatatacatTGTTTTCTAAAAGATAgtactaaaaatataaactaaattaatttaattaattatcaattttttttataaaacatcattTCTCATACTTTtcgataaaattattattttttaaattaaaaatcatgtaaCATCATCTATttggaacagagggagtatctTTTTAGAGACACAAGACACAAGGGAAGACACTTAGCATATACACTTTGTTCTCTATTACAATAACATAAGTCTACAAATACATTTTTAGAAGCTTTATGGAATAATGCATCTTCTAACTTGGTAGTAGGAAGGTAGTACAAGATGCTATACACAAATAATTACCTCAAGATAAGGTTTTCACATAAGGCTTTATTAACTTCACACTGTCTCATTCATTCTCTTGTGTGTTGAAAATCAAAGGGAAATCTTCATCTTGTTCTGTAAACGAATAGCCTTGTTTCTCAGCCATAGCTCTAAGCGACTGATACGCCTTAAACATAGACCATCTCTCTTTAGGCCTTGAAGCCACACAGTTACAAGCAACCTCAACAAACTTAATAATCTCATCATCACACCCTTTCCCTCTAATCTCCTCATCTATAGCATCAACGAGTCTCCCGGAGCTCTCAAGATGCTTCACCCAATCAACCAAGCTCCCTTTAAAACCTTCTTTACCAAGAGCTTTCACCCCTGTCGCCAACTCCAAGAGAACAACTCCAAGTCCATACACATCACCTTTTAACGAAGCTAACATTGTGGTTGAATACTCTGGAGCTACATACCCAAACTCACCCAAGTCACCAGTCATGAAACTGCTCTCATTATTATCTAAAGGAACCATAAGCCTAGCAAGCCCTGAGTCTACAATCCTCGCGTCGAAATCTTCATCAACGAGAATCACACTCGAACAAATATTCTGGTGGAGTATAGAAGGCCTACACCCATGGTGAAGCCAAGCCAAACCCCTAGCCGCACCCAA from Brassica napus cultivar Da-Ae unplaced genomic scaffold, Da-Ae ScsIHWf_1206;HRSCAF=1726, whole genome shotgun sequence encodes the following:
- the LOC106370156 gene encoding CLAVATA3/ESR (CLE)-related protein 25-like, which encodes MFCSVYSCVWLLSCRDIRCSMGGNGIIALVRVVVSLVIIVFLLVGILANAAQSVPSTEKVKSLRFSGKDVNLFHVSKRKVPNGADPIHNRKETSRQPPRV